From one Ochrobactrum vermis genomic stretch:
- a CDS encoding NAD(P)/FAD-dependent oxidoreductase, protein MQNIVFPPSIWAATAPARIPAKPLTNDAEADVAIVGGGFTGLSAALHLAKLGKRVILLEGNAVGWGASGRNNGQVIPTMTSAEPDAIAKRYGTSGERFARLIGNSADILFSIVRDENIEAEAEQNGWFQPAHSPGRVKLSQTRVDAWKRFGFPAEFFDRTATSRLLGSDFWYGGMFNPTGGHINPLAFARGLAAAAERHGAIIHEQSPVISYAHTGDHWEVKTASATVRAKGFLLATNAYTGELREGLAPRLARTIVPVLSWQMATAPVSDNLRATILPGRQAVSDTRGDLRFFRYDARNRLITGGVVMGDFNIAERVKRKTARNMAEAFPALGEPEITHVWSGYIGMTWDRFPRVHQLGPNGWAWIGCNGRGVALGTSLGREFARALDGEPVQELALPVSEPAPLPFHKVARKIAPFYLAWLRRKDLSEPNL, encoded by the coding sequence ATGCAGAACATAGTCTTTCCACCTTCCATCTGGGCTGCCACCGCCCCTGCCCGCATACCGGCCAAGCCGCTGACCAATGACGCGGAAGCCGATGTCGCCATTGTCGGCGGCGGTTTTACGGGGCTTTCGGCAGCACTCCATCTGGCAAAACTCGGCAAGCGCGTCATCCTGCTGGAAGGCAATGCGGTTGGCTGGGGCGCATCGGGGCGCAACAATGGACAGGTCATCCCGACCATGACCTCGGCGGAACCCGATGCCATCGCCAAGCGCTATGGCACTTCCGGCGAACGCTTTGCCAGACTGATAGGCAATAGTGCCGACATTCTGTTCTCCATCGTGCGCGATGAAAACATCGAGGCCGAGGCCGAGCAGAATGGCTGGTTCCAGCCCGCTCATTCGCCAGGCCGGGTAAAGCTTTCGCAAACCCGCGTGGATGCATGGAAGCGCTTCGGCTTCCCGGCAGAGTTTTTCGACCGTACGGCGACGTCGCGGCTGTTGGGCAGCGACTTCTGGTATGGCGGCATGTTTAACCCGACGGGGGGCCATATCAATCCGCTGGCTTTTGCGCGTGGGCTTGCCGCCGCTGCCGAACGCCACGGCGCAATCATCCACGAGCAAAGCCCGGTTATATCCTACGCCCATACCGGCGACCATTGGGAAGTAAAGACTGCCAGCGCCACTGTGCGCGCCAAAGGCTTTCTGCTGGCGACCAATGCCTATACGGGCGAGCTGCGCGAAGGGCTTGCGCCGCGCCTTGCCCGCACCATCGTGCCGGTTCTCTCCTGGCAGATGGCGACCGCGCCAGTCAGCGATAATCTGCGCGCAACGATTTTGCCCGGAAGACAGGCGGTTTCCGATACGCGTGGCGATTTGCGTTTCTTCCGCTACGATGCCCGCAACCGGCTGATTACCGGCGGTGTGGTGATGGGCGATTTCAACATCGCCGAACGCGTCAAGCGCAAGACGGCGCGCAACATGGCGGAAGCCTTTCCCGCGCTTGGCGAACCGGAAATCACCCATGTGTGGAGCGGCTATATCGGCATGACATGGGATCGCTTTCCACGCGTTCATCAGCTCGGCCCCAATGGCTGGGCATGGATCGGCTGCAACGGGCGCGGTGTCGCACTCGGGACATCGCTCGGACGTGAATTCGCACGCGCCCTCGACGGCGAGCCTGTGCAGGAGCTTGCCCTCCCCGTCTCGGAACCGGCCCCGCTGCCTTTTCATAAAGTCGCGCGGAAGATCGCGCCGTTCTATCTCGCATGGCTTCGGCGCAAGGATCTCTCCGAGCCAAATCTCTAA
- a CDS encoding L-2-amino-thiazoline-4-carboxylic acid hydrolase, whose amino-acid sequence MNQMSILERRRIEALVLKNVYEVIRERSGEEEAQAAIGEAVSRSAIEQGKSFADELGRAPTIQDFADIQPLWTKENALEIDVISQSENHFDFNVTRCRYSEMYREMGLGHIGHLLSCNRDGDFCIGYNPAMKLERTQTIMKGASHCDFRYRLDTTEDNTKGA is encoded by the coding sequence ATGAATCAAATGTCAATTCTCGAACGTCGCCGCATCGAAGCGCTGGTTCTCAAGAACGTCTACGAAGTAATTCGCGAACGCTCCGGTGAGGAAGAAGCGCAGGCAGCAATCGGCGAAGCCGTCAGCCGCTCGGCCATCGAACAGGGCAAGAGCTTTGCCGACGAGCTGGGCCGCGCGCCGACAATACAGGACTTTGCCGACATCCAGCCGCTCTGGACGAAGGAAAACGCGCTGGAGATCGACGTGATTTCGCAAAGTGAAAATCATTTCGATTTCAACGTTACGCGCTGCCGTTATTCGGAGATGTATCGCGAGATGGGCCTTGGTCATATCGGTCACCTGCTCTCCTGCAATCGCGATGGCGATTTCTGCATCGGCTACAATCCCGCAATGAAGCTGGAACGCACGCAGACCATCATGAAGGGTGCAAGCCATTGCGATTTCCGCTACCGCCTCGACACGACCGAAGACAACACAAAAGGAGCCTGA
- a CDS encoding M20 aminoacylase family protein: MPVENWTSNQLDELVAFRRDLHENPELLYDVNRTADKVAEALRAAGVDEVVTGIGRTGVVGVIRGQSNRSGRTIGLRADMDALPILEETGTEWSSKVPGKMHACGHDGHTTMLLGAARELAQSRAFDGTVVVIFQPAEEGGAGAKAMIDDGLFKRWPVNEVYGMHNRPNLAVGHFIINSGPIMGSVDVLDISIEGVGGHAASPHQTIDPIPVTAALIQAIQTLTARTIDPLDSAVISITTIHGGDAFNVIPQKIRLTGTVRTLREEVRNHVEERLTRAVQGIADAFGAKATLDYQRSYPVTVNHERETELAAIAAEAVSGSDRVTRDMPATLGGEDFAFMLNEVPGAMINIGNGPSANLHHPKYDFNDDVIAWGCSYWTTLVRHRLPTEN; this comes from the coding sequence ATGCCGGTTGAAAACTGGACATCGAACCAGCTGGACGAACTCGTCGCGTTTCGTCGCGACCTGCACGAGAATCCGGAGCTGCTTTACGATGTGAACCGGACGGCGGACAAGGTTGCCGAAGCGCTGCGTGCTGCTGGCGTCGATGAAGTCGTGACCGGCATCGGACGAACCGGCGTCGTCGGCGTCATTCGTGGCCAGTCGAACCGTTCGGGACGCACCATCGGTCTGCGTGCCGACATGGATGCGCTGCCGATCCTCGAAGAAACCGGCACTGAATGGTCATCGAAAGTGCCGGGCAAAATGCATGCCTGCGGTCATGACGGTCACACAACCATGCTTCTGGGCGCTGCCCGCGAGCTGGCGCAAAGCCGCGCCTTCGACGGCACGGTCGTCGTGATCTTCCAGCCTGCCGAAGAAGGTGGCGCAGGCGCCAAGGCGATGATCGACGACGGGCTGTTCAAGCGCTGGCCGGTCAACGAAGTTTACGGCATGCACAACCGTCCAAACCTTGCGGTCGGGCATTTTATCATCAATTCCGGCCCGATCATGGGATCGGTCGATGTTCTCGACATCTCCATCGAAGGCGTCGGCGGACATGCGGCCTCGCCGCACCAGACCATCGATCCCATCCCGGTTACAGCCGCTCTCATACAGGCAATCCAGACCCTGACCGCGCGCACCATCGACCCGCTGGATTCCGCTGTGATCTCGATCACGACCATTCATGGCGGCGACGCGTTCAACGTTATTCCGCAGAAAATCCGGCTGACCGGCACGGTTCGTACCCTTCGCGAGGAAGTGCGCAACCACGTCGAGGAACGTTTGACCCGCGCCGTACAGGGCATTGCCGATGCTTTCGGAGCCAAGGCCACGCTCGACTACCAGCGCAGCTACCCTGTCACCGTCAATCACGAGCGGGAAACAGAGCTTGCGGCAATCGCTGCAGAAGCTGTCTCCGGTTCCGACCGTGTGACGCGCGACATGCCGGCGACGCTGGGCGGTGAAGACTTTGCCTTCATGCTGAACGAAGTGCCGGGCGCGATGATCAATATCGGCAACGGCCCGAGCGCCAATCTCCATCATCCGAAATATGACTTCAACGACGATGTCATTGCCTGGGGTTGCTCGTACTGGACCACACTGGTTCGCCATCGGCTGCCGACCGAGAACTGA
- a CDS encoding sensor domain-containing diguanylate cyclase, with product MNIESALSDSANIFDLAPISLWLEDYSGLHKQFEEWRALGVTDLKTFLHEDTTRLRICTSHIRVLKVNRKTLSLFEAESVSHLVANLERVFRDDMLDPHIDEMVQLWNGGNAFSSDTINYSLGGKRLDIQLKGVVLPGYEHTWERVLLSIEDVTARENARREEDRHKQHAQGLFEHSPVSLWVEDFSRIKQLMDDVRQRGIVDFRVFTDVHPEFVRQCMSEIRVLEINTETTALFLAPDKKALLQNLPLVFKDEMESSFREQLIDLWNGVLFQRREVVNYALDGSERHVLLQLSVLPGHEKDWSLVQIALTDITARKKAEAYLEYLGKHDVLTKLHNRAFYVDELNRLERKNHAPVSIIIIDLNGLKAANDQWGHATGDGLLRRIGEVLNEAVKQPGHVARIGGDEFAVVLPYVDERGAEAMVEDIQRLVDINNQYYSQLKLNLSIGAATSMPGEKLETVAKRADLLMYENKRQQYTTGMS from the coding sequence ATGAATATCGAGTCTGCCTTGAGCGATAGTGCCAATATTTTTGACCTTGCGCCAATCTCACTGTGGCTCGAGGATTATAGCGGCCTGCACAAGCAGTTCGAAGAATGGCGTGCGCTTGGCGTTACCGATCTCAAGACCTTCCTGCACGAAGACACGACCCGGCTGCGCATATGCACCAGTCATATCCGGGTTCTGAAGGTCAATCGCAAGACGCTTTCGCTTTTCGAGGCGGAGAGTGTCAGCCATTTGGTGGCCAATCTCGAACGCGTGTTTCGCGACGACATGCTGGACCCGCATATCGACGAGATGGTCCAGCTCTGGAACGGTGGCAATGCTTTCTCAAGCGACACCATCAACTATTCGCTCGGCGGCAAGCGGCTCGATATCCAGCTCAAGGGTGTCGTTCTGCCCGGCTATGAGCACACGTGGGAGCGCGTTCTGCTTTCTATTGAGGATGTGACCGCCCGTGAAAATGCCCGTCGGGAAGAGGACCGGCACAAGCAGCACGCGCAGGGCCTTTTCGAGCATTCGCCAGTCTCGCTCTGGGTTGAGGATTTCAGCCGCATCAAGCAGCTGATGGACGATGTGCGCCAGCGCGGCATCGTTGATTTTCGTGTGTTTACCGACGTGCATCCGGAATTTGTGCGCCAATGCATGAGCGAAATCCGGGTTCTCGAAATCAACACCGAGACGACTGCGCTCTTCCTTGCACCCGACAAGAAGGCGTTGCTGCAAAATTTGCCACTCGTCTTCAAGGACGAAATGGAATCATCGTTCCGCGAACAGCTCATCGATCTGTGGAACGGCGTCCTCTTCCAGCGGCGTGAAGTGGTGAATTATGCACTCGACGGCTCCGAGCGGCATGTCCTTCTGCAGCTCTCGGTTCTGCCGGGGCACGAAAAGGACTGGTCGCTGGTGCAGATCGCCCTCACCGACATCACCGCGCGCAAGAAGGCCGAAGCCTATCTGGAATATCTGGGCAAGCATGACGTGCTGACCAAGCTGCACAACCGCGCTTTCTATGTGGACGAGTTGAACCGCCTGGAACGCAAGAACCATGCGCCGGTTTCGATCATCATCATCGATCTCAACGGCCTCAAGGCCGCCAATGATCAATGGGGGCATGCGACAGGCGACGGGTTGCTGCGGCGTATCGGCGAAGTGCTGAACGAGGCTGTGAAACAGCCGGGACATGTCGCGCGTATCGGCGGTGACGAATTCGCAGTCGTGCTGCCTTATGTGGACGAACGTGGCGCCGAGGCGATGGTCGAGGACATTCAGCGACTGGTCGATATCAACAACCAGTATTATTCCCAGTTGAAGCTCAATCTTTCCATCGGCGCGGCAACGAGCATGCCGGGCGAGAAGCTGGAAACAGTCGCCAAACGCGCCGACCTGCTGATGTATGAGAACAAGCGCCAGCAATATACGACAGGCATGAGCTAA
- a CDS encoding IMPACT family protein has protein sequence MFTISRVETYNQEIKKSRFLAIAAPVASEQAAKDFLSQQSDLSASHNCWAWRIGQNYRFSDDGEPSGTAGKPILLAIDGQQLDNIAVVVTRWFGGILLGSGGLMRAYGGTAATCLRQAEKTEVIPLVGFQFACDFSDHALLKARLTAVENLAITEENFTGTGVEMAGAMPIAARDELSRLVTDLTRGKTIIAFDD, from the coding sequence ATGTTCACCATCAGTCGCGTCGAAACCTATAATCAGGAGATCAAGAAAAGTCGGTTTCTGGCCATTGCCGCGCCTGTTGCGAGCGAGCAGGCGGCGAAGGATTTTTTGAGCCAGCAATCCGACCTGTCAGCGAGCCATAATTGCTGGGCGTGGCGCATAGGGCAGAATTATCGTTTTAGCGACGATGGCGAGCCAAGCGGCACGGCGGGAAAGCCGATCCTGCTGGCAATCGACGGCCAGCAACTGGACAATATAGCTGTTGTGGTTACGCGCTGGTTCGGCGGTATTTTGCTGGGAAGCGGCGGCCTGATGCGAGCCTATGGCGGCACGGCTGCGACCTGTCTGCGGCAGGCGGAAAAAACCGAGGTCATCCCGCTGGTGGGGTTTCAGTTTGCCTGTGATTTTTCAGATCATGCACTGCTGAAAGCACGCCTGACAGCGGTGGAAAACCTTGCCATTACCGAAGAGAACTTCACCGGCACCGGCGTGGAAATGGCGGGCGCCATGCCCATCGCCGCGCGGGACGAATTATCCCGCCTCGTCACCGATCTGACGCGCGGCAAAACGATTATCGCATTCGATGATTAG
- a CDS encoding amidohydrolase family protein: MFDLIVRNANLPDGREKQDILVKDGKIADIVPSKGEHQAAQEIDATDRLVTPPFIDPHFHMDATLSLGLPRLNRSGTLLEGIALWGELKPMLTVEAMVERALRYCDLAVSQGLLAIRSHVDVSDPRLLTAEAMIEVREKVKPYIDLQLVAFPQDGYYRSPGAVDLVNRSLDMGLDVVGGIPHFERTMADGAASLEELCRIAAERGLPVDIHCDESDDPMSRHVETLAAQTVRFGLQGRVSGSHLTSMHSMDNYYVSKLIPLIAEAKMNAIPNPLINITLQGRADSYPKRRGMTRVPELMAAGINVAFGHDCVMDPWYSMGSGDMLEVGHMAIHVAQMTSIEGKRQVFDGLTVNSAKALGLEGYGLAKGCNADFVVLQARDTLEALRLKANRLKVVKRGKVIAETPQRVSALNLDGRPSSVDGADYAPISQL, from the coding sequence ATGTTCGATTTGATCGTGAGAAACGCCAATCTCCCCGACGGTCGCGAGAAGCAGGACATTTTGGTCAAGGACGGCAAGATTGCCGATATTGTGCCTTCCAAGGGAGAGCATCAGGCGGCTCAGGAAATTGACGCAACCGACCGGCTCGTAACCCCGCCTTTCATTGATCCGCATTTCCACATGGATGCCACCCTGTCGCTCGGCCTGCCGCGCCTCAACCGTTCCGGTACCCTTCTTGAAGGTATCGCGCTCTGGGGCGAGCTGAAGCCGATGCTGACCGTCGAAGCCATGGTCGAGCGCGCGCTGCGTTATTGCGATCTGGCGGTCAGCCAGGGCTTGCTCGCCATTCGCAGCCACGTCGATGTCAGTGACCCGCGCCTCCTCACCGCTGAAGCGATGATCGAAGTGCGCGAGAAGGTGAAGCCTTACATCGACCTGCAGCTCGTGGCCTTCCCGCAGGACGGATATTATCGTTCGCCGGGCGCGGTCGATCTCGTCAATCGTTCGCTCGATATGGGCCTCGACGTCGTCGGCGGCATCCCGCATTTCGAACGCACCATGGCCGATGGTGCAGCTTCGCTGGAAGAACTCTGCCGCATTGCCGCTGAACGCGGCCTGCCGGTCGACATCCATTGCGACGAAAGCGATGATCCGATGTCGCGCCATGTCGAAACGCTGGCCGCCCAGACCGTGCGTTTCGGTCTTCAGGGCCGCGTTTCCGGCTCGCACCTGACCTCCATGCATTCCATGGACAATTATTACGTCTCGAAGCTCATTCCGCTGATTGCGGAAGCGAAGATGAATGCCATTCCGAACCCGCTCATCAACATCACGCTTCAGGGCCGTGCTGACAGCTATCCGAAGCGTCGCGGGATGACGCGCGTGCCTGAGCTGATGGCGGCGGGTATCAATGTCGCTTTCGGCCACGACTGTGTTATGGACCCCTGGTACTCGATGGGTTCCGGCGACATGCTGGAAGTCGGCCATATGGCGATCCATGTCGCACAGATGACCTCCATCGAAGGCAAACGCCAGGTTTTCGACGGGCTCACCGTCAATTCCGCCAAGGCACTGGGCCTCGAAGGCTACGGCCTTGCAAAGGGCTGCAATGCCGACTTCGTGGTACTGCAGGCCCGCGATACGCTGGAAGCCTTGCGGCTCAAGGCAAACCGCCTGAAGGTCGTGAAGCGCGGCAAGGTCATTGCTGAAACGCCGCAGCGCGTCAGCGCGCTCAACCTTGACGGTCGTCCGTCTTCGGTTGACGGGGCTGATTACGCGCCAATCAGCCAGCTTTAG
- a CDS encoding BMP family protein, translated as MTKIIKTSNFTRRDILAMSAALGATAITTRVFAADEKLKVAGIHASPVENAWNSRLHDALKQANDEGVIEYVFSEGVSASDYPRAMREYAEQGIKLIVGESYAVEREARQVAGDYPQTTFVMGSSGKPQGDNFGVFGTWNFEAAYLAGMLAGAMSKSGTFGSVGAVPIPEVNMLINAFQDGVKETRPDAKFIASFIGTFFDPPKAREAGLAQIDSGADILFGERIGTADAAKERGIKAIGSLIDYTPRYPDTVFANAIWNFRPVLNAAIADVKASQATGKDYTPFSLMKEGGNDIIYVKGVAPAEAEAKMEARRVELKEGKFEYKPNPAEPK; from the coding sequence ATGACTAAAATTATCAAAACATCGAACTTTACCCGTCGCGACATTCTGGCAATGTCCGCAGCACTTGGCGCAACGGCAATTACAACCCGCGTCTTCGCAGCGGACGAAAAGCTGAAAGTCGCAGGCATCCACGCCTCGCCGGTCGAGAATGCCTGGAATTCCCGCCTCCACGATGCACTGAAACAGGCAAATGACGAAGGCGTCATCGAATATGTCTTCTCCGAAGGAGTTTCGGCGAGCGACTATCCCCGCGCCATGCGCGAATATGCCGAACAGGGCATCAAGCTGATCGTCGGCGAATCCTATGCTGTCGAACGCGAAGCGCGCCAGGTCGCGGGCGATTACCCGCAGACGACTTTCGTGATGGGCTCCTCCGGCAAGCCACAGGGCGATAATTTCGGTGTTTTCGGCACCTGGAACTTCGAGGCTGCCTATCTCGCAGGCATGCTGGCAGGCGCAATGAGCAAATCCGGCACCTTCGGCTCGGTCGGCGCCGTACCGATCCCGGAAGTCAATATGCTCATCAATGCCTTTCAGGACGGCGTGAAGGAAACTCGCCCCGACGCGAAGTTCATCGCGTCTTTCATCGGCACCTTCTTCGATCCGCCAAAAGCACGCGAAGCTGGCCTTGCCCAGATCGACTCGGGCGCAGACATTCTGTTCGGTGAGCGCATCGGTACGGCAGACGCCGCGAAGGAACGCGGCATCAAGGCCATCGGCTCGCTGATCGACTATACGCCGCGTTATCCGGATACGGTTTTTGCCAATGCAATCTGGAATTTCCGTCCGGTCCTGAATGCAGCCATCGCCGACGTGAAGGCCAGTCAGGCAACAGGCAAGGATTACACGCCGTTCAGCCTGATGAAGGAAGGCGGCAACGACATTATCTACGTCAAGGGGGTTGCCCCTGCCGAGGCAGAAGCCAAGATGGAAGCCCGCCGTGTGGAACTGAAGGAAGGCAAGTTCGAGTACAAGCCGAACCCGGCCGAACCGAAGTAA
- a CDS encoding amidase, with amino-acid sequence MNKQDATALAQAIAEGILSAEQAMDAALEAAKKWRPLGAIAYLDRDLGRAGAIAFDAAPSKAAFAGVPSLFKDLGGPCAGLPIRLGSQAFLNASPQMDSELGRRLRAAGLNFFGTTTVPEFGLALASEPAEAPPARHPFDETLSPGGSSGGAAAAVAAGIVAIAHATDAGGSIRVPAATCGLVGLKPSRGAIPAGPHFGNYLAGIASEFALCRSVRDANALLPLVEGNTEGFLPDPAMQAGELPERLRIGIVTGDLPAYPVAPERLQVVADAAHFLEAQGHTIREIPAPEFGPMIAASARAFDRIISVNLAAAIDFLAIDEDKLEPLTRAVAKRGRRMEATALYRAMNGAVSTAHMLWQIFRDIDVLITPMLSRAPMPLGSFPMDHGDVDAHWQKMNAFAPYAALANISGFPALSLPFGTDTDGMPVALQLVAPMGADRLLLKLGQRLEEDQRWQHRFPVAGLNI; translated from the coding sequence ATGAACAAGCAGGATGCAACCGCTCTCGCGCAGGCGATTGCGGAAGGAATCCTCAGTGCCGAACAGGCCATGGATGCCGCTCTCGAAGCAGCAAAAAAATGGCGCCCTCTGGGCGCCATTGCATATCTTGATCGCGATCTTGGCCGCGCCGGTGCCATTGCATTCGATGCCGCGCCATCCAAAGCGGCATTTGCAGGCGTTCCTTCCCTGTTCAAGGATCTGGGTGGCCCCTGTGCAGGTCTGCCGATCCGGCTCGGTTCGCAGGCATTCCTCAATGCCTCGCCGCAGATGGATTCTGAACTCGGTCGCCGGCTGCGCGCGGCAGGGCTCAACTTTTTTGGCACCACCACCGTGCCCGAATTCGGTCTGGCGCTCGCGAGCGAGCCAGCGGAGGCACCTCCGGCCCGCCATCCCTTTGATGAAACGCTTTCACCCGGCGGATCATCCGGCGGGGCGGCAGCAGCCGTTGCAGCCGGGATCGTCGCAATCGCCCACGCCACCGACGCGGGCGGTTCCATTCGTGTGCCAGCAGCGACGTGTGGTCTTGTCGGCCTGAAACCCAGTCGTGGCGCGATACCGGCGGGTCCGCATTTCGGCAATTATCTCGCAGGCATTGCGAGCGAGTTTGCACTTTGCCGTTCAGTACGCGACGCGAACGCGCTTCTGCCGCTTGTCGAAGGCAACACGGAAGGCTTTCTGCCCGACCCTGCGATGCAAGCTGGCGAACTGCCGGAACGCCTTCGTATTGGCATCGTCACCGGCGACCTCCCTGCCTATCCGGTCGCGCCCGAGCGCCTGCAAGTTGTGGCAGATGCGGCGCATTTCCTTGAGGCGCAAGGTCACACGATCCGCGAAATCCCTGCTCCGGAATTCGGCCCGATGATCGCTGCCAGCGCACGCGCGTTCGACCGCATCATTTCCGTCAATCTCGCGGCTGCTATCGATTTTCTGGCCATCGATGAAGACAAGCTTGAACCGCTCACCCGCGCGGTTGCGAAGCGCGGGCGGCGCATGGAAGCCACCGCTCTTTACCGTGCGATGAACGGAGCCGTCAGCACCGCACATATGTTGTGGCAGATTTTCCGCGACATCGACGTGTTGATTACACCCATGCTGTCGCGCGCGCCGATGCCGCTCGGCTCATTTCCGATGGATCACGGCGATGTGGATGCGCACTGGCAGAAAATGAACGCCTTCGCGCCATACGCGGCGCTCGCCAATATTTCCGGTTTCCCGGCACTCTCGCTTCCCTTCGGAACGGACACCGATGGCATGCCGGTCGCCTTGCAGCTTGTAGCGCCGATGGGCGCTGATCGGCTGCTTCTGAAGCTTGGCCAACGTCTGGAGGAGGACCAGCGATGGCAACACAGATTTCCCGTTGCGGGGTTGAACATATGA
- a CDS encoding ABC transporter ATP-binding protein, whose product MTTTVLELQNITKRFGQLTANDDISLKLDRGEILAFLGENGAGKTTLMNILFGHYVPDEGRVFVKGAEIPQGKPRAAIDAGVGMVHQHFTLAPNLTVLENIITGTESLWKLKSAHSAARTKIAGIAKRFGLQVDPDARLGDLSVGEQQRVEILKALYNDADILILDEPTAVLTTQEATSLFATLKEMARQGLSLIFISHKLHEVMSAADRVIVLRGGKLVAERKASETSKEELAELMVGRRVSRPSRAAATPGETLLEARNVTVVEDGATRLTDLDFHLRAGETLGIIGVSGNGQAALGRLVSGLSQPANGSLVMFGQTVTKFDPRQFVAEGVGRIPEDRNAEGAIGDLTLWENAVLERVRDPQFSNGILVNRTAAREFTDRIIKDFDVRGGTPDSRIRLLSGGNMQKLILGRNLETAPRILIAAQPTRGLDEGAVAAIHARILEARAKGAAVLLISEDLDEVIGLADRVQAIVKGRLSPPIDAGEANAQRLGLMMAGEWPTNTKKGLN is encoded by the coding sequence ATGACGACGACCGTTCTTGAACTACAGAATATAACCAAGCGGTTTGGCCAGCTTACCGCCAATGACGATATTTCATTGAAGCTTGACCGCGGCGAAATCCTCGCTTTCCTCGGCGAGAACGGCGCGGGCAAAACCACGCTGATGAATATCCTGTTCGGTCATTATGTGCCCGACGAAGGCCGCGTTTTCGTCAAGGGTGCCGAAATCCCGCAGGGCAAGCCGCGCGCCGCCATCGATGCGGGTGTGGGCATGGTGCACCAGCATTTCACGCTGGCCCCCAATCTTACTGTTCTGGAAAACATCATCACCGGCACTGAAAGCCTATGGAAACTGAAATCAGCGCATAGTGCGGCTCGCACCAAGATCGCCGGAATTGCCAAGCGCTTTGGCCTTCAGGTCGATCCCGATGCGCGGCTTGGCGATCTTTCGGTCGGCGAGCAGCAGCGCGTGGAAATTTTGAAAGCGCTCTATAACGACGCCGATATTCTGATCCTCGACGAGCCGACTGCCGTTCTGACTACGCAGGAAGCGACAAGCCTCTTCGCGACGCTGAAAGAGATGGCGCGTCAGGGCCTGTCGCTGATCTTCATCTCGCACAAGCTGCATGAAGTCATGTCGGCAGCCGACCGGGTGATCGTGCTGCGCGGCGGAAAGCTCGTGGCCGAGCGCAAGGCTTCTGAAACCTCCAAGGAAGAACTGGCCGAACTGATGGTCGGTCGGCGTGTCTCGCGCCCCTCCCGTGCTGCGGCCACCCCCGGCGAAACCTTGCTGGAAGCCAGGAATGTGACAGTGGTGGAAGATGGCGCAACCCGCCTGACTGACCTCGACTTTCACCTCCGCGCAGGCGAAACGCTTGGCATCATCGGCGTGTCGGGTAATGGGCAGGCCGCGCTCGGACGTCTCGTTTCCGGCCTCAGCCAACCCGCGAACGGTTCGCTCGTCATGTTCGGGCAGACCGTCACCAAATTCGACCCTCGCCAGTTTGTGGCGGAAGGAGTTGGCCGCATCCCGGAAGATCGCAATGCAGAAGGCGCAATCGGCGACCTGACACTTTGGGAAAATGCTGTGCTTGAACGCGTGCGCGATCCGCAGTTCTCCAATGGCATTCTGGTCAACCGCACGGCTGCGCGTGAATTTACCGACCGCATCATCAAGGACTTCGATGTGCGCGGCGGAACGCCCGACAGCCGCATTCGTCTGCTGTCCGGCGGCAATATGCAGAAGCTCATTCTGGGCCGCAATCTGGAAACCGCCCCGCGCATCCTGATCGCGGCACAGCCGACACGCGGGCTGGATGAAGGTGCTGTTGCAGCCATTCATGCCCGCATTCTGGAAGCGCGCGCCAAGGGAGCGGCGGTACTGCTGATTTCGGAAGATCTGGATGAAGTCATCGGTCTTGCCGACCGGGTTCAGGCCATTGTCAAGGGCAGGCTGTCGCCACCGATTGATGCCGGGGAAGCCAATGCGCAACGACTGGGCCTGATGATGGCCGGTGAGTGGCCGACAAATACCAAGAAGGGGCTGAACTGA